CCATGAGCACTGTACTCACACCGTTACCTGTAGAATCATGTGTATGTAAATGTAATGGTACATGAAGTTCTTTTTTCAATGTGCCTACAAGTTCTTTAGCCGCTCTAGGTTTTAAAAGTGCCGCCATATCTTTAATAGCAATGGAATGACATCCGAGTTTTTCTAATTCAAGAGCCATTTTTACATAATAATCAAGTGTATATTTTGTCTCATTTGGATTGCTGACATCTCCTGTATAACAAATAGTTCCCTCAACAATTTTACCTGTTTTCAGCGCTTCTTCTATTGGCATCTTCATATTTTCTACCCAGTTTAAACTGTCAAAAATACGGAAAACATCAATACTATAATGGTCTCATAAATTAAGACACTTTTTCGGACAGTTTTTAATGAATCTGATATACTTAAACCAGTATGAAAGAAAGGATCCATTATCATGTCCAGACAAAGAAGAAATTTTAATGCCAAATTCAAATCAGACCTTGTAATTGAGCTGCTTAAGGGTGAGAAAGATCTCAATACCCTTGCAACTGAAAATAACATCCAACCAAATCTGCTCCGCAACTGGAAAAAAGAGTTCTTGAACAATGCTTCGGTTGTGTTCGACGACAAGCGTGAGGAAAACCTCAAAGAAAAGCTTGCCGAAGAGCGTAAGGAGAAAGCGGAGTATGCCAAAAAGGTTGGTCAGTTAACCATGCAGGTTGACTGGCTCAAAAAAAAATCTGAAGAAATTTGTGGACCTGACTACGAGAGTAAGTTTAGTCCAAAACCTTTTGACGACTAAGGAAATTCCGGCTTCTGTTGGCGCCAGGTTGCTTGACATCAACCGTACAAGCATTCATTACAAGGGTGCCCCTATTTCAGATGAGGAACTGGCCTGCAAAGAGATCATTGATCATCTCCATACAGATAATCCCACTTGGGGCGCAAGACAAATGTCTGCACAGTTAAAAACCCGTGGTTACCAGGTTGGACGCCGCAAGGCAAGACGCTACATGAATGAGATGGATATTTACCCGATTTATCCAAAGATGAATCTTTCCAAGCGAATGCAGCAGGCGAAAGTATGTCCATATCTTCTTCGTAATGCGGTCATAGACAAACCAAATCAGGCATGGTCTATTGACATTACATATATTCCGATCAAGCGCGGATTTCTGTATCTGACAGCCGTGATCGACTGGTATAGCCGTTGTATTGTCGGCTGGGAAGTGGATGACACACTTGATACCAGAATGGTTATCAGTGCCCTGAAAAAAGCTTTCAAAGTGGCAAAACCTCAGATCTTGAATTCAGATCAGGGTTGTCAGTTTACAAGTCAGCAATACATTGACTTTGTAAAGGAAAACGGTATCCGCCAGAGTATGGATGGAAAAAGCCGCTGGGCAGACAACATCATGATTGAGCGCTGGTTCCGCAGCTTCAAGTATGAGGAAGCCTATCTGACACAGTACAACAACATCAGGGAAGCAAGGGCTGCTATCAGACAGTATATCCACACCTACAACTTTGAGCGACGCCATTCTGCACTTGATTACCAAACACCGGCTGAATGCTACTATCCGGCAATGTTGATGCCATATGTAGCTTAGCATATATTGGATCTGGGGAGTGCTCCACTGTTCTCTCCATGTTCCTTGTAACTTGTCCACCATATCAGTTCATTATAAAAATCTTAGATTTTTGTCTTGACAACTGAGCCACTATATCATAGGTAGCACCACCCCATGCTTCCACAGAAAATGCATTCTTCATAAACGCGTTTGTCGCATAAGCCGCACCACACAGATCCTTACTTCTCATACGAGTTGCCATCAGTGACTGCTGCGCATCTCGCATTGTAGTATCTGTCACATAAAGCTTATCTTCTTTTAAAATCTTCTGCATAAATCCCTGTGCACCCAATTTTAAAAATTCATCCCTCGCTCCATAAACTGGTTTGCTTTTGTCAAGCTTCGGAAGAACTCTGTTCTCATAAAATGTTTTTTCTCCATTATTTGAATTTACGATGCGATCCCCAATAAATTCAATAATCTTATTCGCACGATTCTGACTCTTAGTAAGTTCAAAAAGTTCCGGTGTTTCCTCAATAAACGTTGTATAACACTGTCCACTTTGAAATGTTGGATGATTTAACACATTCACAAGAAATGGAATATTCGTTTTTACTCCACGAATACGCATTTCCTGTAACGCTCTGATAGACTTTCTTACCGCTCCAAGAAAAGTTCTGTCATGAGAGATTGCTTTTACAAGAAGGCTGTCATAATATGGAGAAATCACTGCTCCTGTATATGCATTGCCTCCATCAAGACGGATGCCATTACCAGAACCCGAACGATATACTGTAATTTCTCCTGTATCCGGAAGGAAATTATTGGCTGGATCTTCTGTCGTCACACGAGTCTGTATAGAATATCCTGTACATACTACGTTTTCCTGAGACGGAATCGCAATCTCTTCTGAATCTAAAGGATAACCTTCCGCAATAAGAATCTGTGTCTGTACGATATCGATATCCGTAACCATCTCACTTACTGTATGCTCTACCTGAATTCGAGGATTCATCTCAATAAAATATGGATGATTATCTGCATCTACTAAAAATTCCAACGTACCGGCATTACGATAGCCTACTGTTTTCGCCAATCGTATAGATGCATCAAAGATTTCCTGACGTACTGTTTCTGGTATGGAAAATGCCGGTGCATACTCTACTACCTTTTGATGTCTTCTCTGAACAGAACAATCTCTGTCATAAAGATGTACTACATTCCCATAATTGTCTCCGATAATCTGCACCTCGATATGCTTTGGGCCTCTTAAATACTTTTCAATGAAGATCATATCGTCACCGAAAGCCTTCTTCGATTCATTCTTCGCTTCGTTAAATTCTTTCTCTAAATCCTCTTCCTGATTTACAATTCGCATACCGCGTCCGCCACCGCCATTGCTCGCTTTAAGCATAACTGGATAACCAACCTGCGCTGCAATTTTTTTCGCTTCATCTACTTCCTTAATTGCATAATCCACACCGGGAATAATTGGAACATTCGCTTCAATAGCAATCTTTTTAGAAGAAATCTTATCTCCCATCGCATTCATAATATTGCTGCCCGGTCCAATAAATACGATTCCATTTCTCTCACATGCATCTGCAAAGTCCGGATTTTCTGAAAGAAAGCCATATCCCGGATGAATCGCATCTACTCCTGTAGAAAGTGCGATCTTAATAATCGTATCAATATCAAGATATGCATCAATCGGCCCCTTCTGAGGATTTAACGGATAGGACTCATCCGCCTTAGAACGAAACATTGCATAACGGTCTTCTTTCGAATAAATACTAACCGTTGTAATCCCAAGCTCACTTAACGCTCTGAAAATACGAATCGCAATCTCCCCACGATTCGCAACAAGGACTTTTCTAAACTTCTTTACACTTACCTTTTTTGACATAACCCTAACCCTCCTATTTGCATGCGAGTTCTCACTTACAGTTCTTTTCTACACCATATTGTTTCGCTTACCAGTTGTATTTTGATTTCAAACGTAATTATTTATCTTTTTTTTGAAATCAAAACTTTTGCGTTAGAGTATATTATATACTTTCATTTCTGTCAATAGCACAACAAAAAAGTCCGCTCACTTCACAAAAAAATCCTGATTTGTAGATTTAATGTAGACGAAAAAAGAAAAAAATAATATATCCCATCTGCTCTGTAGTCGCTGTATTTAATATGCCTGTCCGCATCTTAAATACGCTCCCAAGCCACATCTGGGATATATTTTTTTTCTTTTTTCTGACTATTCTAAATCTACAGTTGAGCAACGTGGAATGTACCAGAAGGATATGACTTTCCGGGAAATTAATTTCTAAAAGACTGACATTTAAATTGTTCTATGTTGCTGAATCACATTAAGGTTTCTAAAGAAAAGAGAATTTTTATTTGCATAGCGTAGATAATATTTCCCTTACATCATTACTCAATTTTCCATACAGTACCTTTTTTCTATACTTCGGAATAAATATTATATCGCATACTCCACGTTTCCACTTACTCTATTCTCCCCAGCATAGTTGAGGGATTAGGCTTTTCATTCAAATGGAAAACTCCAGAAGAAATGCGTCAATCCTTTAGGCTTTAATTTCCTGAGAATCCATAACCTTCTGGAAAATCCCCTTTCTCATCAACTGTGGATTTATAGTAGTCAGAAAAAAGAAAAAATACCATATCCCAGATGCGGCTTGGGAGCGTGTTTAAGATGCGGGTGAGCATCTTAAACACAGCGACTACAGAGCAGCTGGGATATGGTATTTTTTCTTTTTTCGTCTACATTAAATCTACAAATCAGGATTATTTAGCTGCAATCACATCTTGCATGTCATATAAACCTGCTGGTTTATCTGCCAGATATACTGCTGCTTCCACCGCTCCTTTTCCAAATACAGCTCTAGAATATGCGGTATGTTTAAATTCAATTACTTCATCCGTTCCTGCAAAGATAATCTCATGTTCACCTACGATGGTTCCTCCACGAACTGCAGAAATTCCAATCTCATCTGCTGGACGTGGCATTCTTCTATCACTTCTGTCAAATACATAATTATACTTGCCATCCGCTGCTTCATTGATAGAATCAGCAAAAGCTAATGCTGTTCCTGAAGGTGCATCTAACTTTCTTCGATGATGTTTCTCTACGATATCAATATCAAAGCCTGCTTCTCCAAGAATCTTTGTTGCAGTCTTTACCATCTCTAACAATGTGTTTACACCAAGTGACATATTGGCAGAACGAAGAACCGCTGTCTGCTTGCTGGCCTCTTCAAGATGTGCGAGCTGTTCTTCTGAGAGACCTGTTGTACATTCTACTAAAGGAATCTTCTTTGCTGCTGCGTAATCAAGTACACCATCTACTGCTACTGCTGCAGAGAAATCAATGATAACATCTACATCTACATCACACGCATCTAAGGATGCAAATACAGGAAAATCCTTCTGGTCACCTGGACATGGGTCAATTCCCGCTGCCACAGTGACATTTTCCATATCTTTTATTAAATTACAGATGACATGACCCATATAGCCATTACATCCGTACATCATTACTTTAACCATCTTATGTTCATTCCTCCGAATATGTCCTTATTTTAAAATTCCAGTCTCGATCATAGCCTTTTTCAGACGTTCTGTGTGAGCAGGCTCTAACTGTGTCAGAGGAAGTCTCACGTTACCGCCATAGAATCCCATTAATTCTAAGGCTTTCTTTACAGGGATTGGATTCACTTCACAGAAGAGGGAATGAATCAGTTCAAGATATTTAATCTGTAATTCACGACT
This Anaerobutyricum hallii DNA region includes the following protein-coding sequences:
- a CDS encoding transposase, whose translation is MSRQRRNFNAKFKSDLVIELLKGEKDLNTLATENNIQPNLLRNWKKEFLNNASVVFDDKREENLKEKLAEERKEKAEYAKKVGQLTMQVDWLKKKSEEICGPDYESKFSPKPFDD
- a CDS encoding IS3 family transposase; the protein is MTTKEIPASVGARLLDINRTSIHYKGAPISDEELACKEIIDHLHTDNPTWGARQMSAQLKTRGYQVGRRKARRYMNEMDIYPIYPKMNLSKRMQQAKVCPYLLRNAVIDKPNQAWSIDITYIPIKRGFLYLTAVIDWYSRCIVGWEVDDTLDTRMVISALKKAFKVAKPQILNSDQGCQFTSQQYIDFVKENGIRQSMDGKSRWADNIMIERWFRSFKYEEAYLTQYNNIREARAAIRQYIHTYNFERRHSALDYQTPAECYYPAMLMPYVA
- the dapB gene encoding 4-hydroxy-tetrahydrodipicolinate reductase, which produces MVKVMMYGCNGYMGHVICNLIKDMENVTVAAGIDPCPGDQKDFPVFASLDACDVDVDVIIDFSAAVAVDGVLDYAAAKKIPLVECTTGLSEEQLAHLEEASKQTAVLRSANMSLGVNTLLEMVKTATKILGEAGFDIDIVEKHHRRKLDAPSGTALAFADSINEAADGKYNYVFDRSDRRMPRPADEIGISAVRGGTIVGEHEIIFAGTDEVIEFKHTAYSRAVFGKGAVEAAVYLADKPAGLYDMQDVIAAK